In the genome of Nonomuraea sp. NBC_00507, the window GCGGGACGCCTACCTGGGGGCGATGGCGCACGCCCGCCGCTGGTGATCAGCGGGGCAGCAGGAAGTTCGACAGGTGGGCGAGCACCGCGTCCGGCTGCTCCTCGGCCAGGAAGTGCCCGCACTCGGGGATCTCGGCCCCGCGCACGTCCAGGGCGTAATCCCGCCAGATGTCCAGCACCGGCACGCTGCTCGGCAGCCCGGCGGCGCCCCACAGTGCGAGGACCGGCATCTCCAGCCGCCGGTCCGCGTCCCAGTCGGCGTCGTCGTGCTGGGCGTCGTGCGGGAACGAGGCCCGGTAGTCCTCGAACCCGGCCCGCAGCGCGCCCGGCTGCTCGAACGCGCGCACGTACTCTTCGACATCCAGCCGTGAGCGCTGCACCGCCCACTTCTCGAAGAAATAGCCCAGGTAGCCGCGGACGTCCTGGCCCGCCAGCCGCTCCGGGAGATCGGGCTGCAGGTGGAACGTCCAGTGCCAGGTGCCCGACGCCAGGCCGCTCGTCATGTCGAACCTGCGCCACATCTCCCTGGTCGGGATGATGTCCATGACCACGAGCCGCTCCACCTCGCCTGGGTGGTCGAGCGCGTAGCGGTGGGCGACCCTGGCGCCCCGGTCGTGGCCGGCGAGCACGAGGGTGGAGTGGCCGAGCGAGCGCGCCAGGGCGCGGATGTCGGCCGCCATCGTGCGCTTGTCGTAGCCGGTGACCGGCTTGTCCGTGCGGCCGTACCCGCGCAGGTCGGGGGCGACGACCGTGAAGTGGCCGGCCAAGGCGGGGATGAGCCGCCGCCAGCAGTGGGAGGTCTGCGGCCAGCCGTGCAGCAGGACCAGCAGCGGCCCTTCGCCGGCGATCAGGTAGTGCAGGCGCAGGCCGTCGAGGTCGGCCATGCGCGATTCGATGGCCGGTTCGGTCATTGAACTCATGGTGCCGCACGCTAGCACGGTTCGGTGAATGAACTAACATGCGCCCCATGGCGCTCGGCAAGAACTACGACGGTCAAGACTGCTCCCTCGCCAAGGCCCTGGAGGTGATCGGCGAGCGGTGGACGCTGCTCGTGGTCCGCGACGCCATGTACGGCGTGCGGCGCTTCGGCGACTTCCAGGTCCACCTCGACATCCCGCGGGCCGTTCTCTCCCAGCGGCTCGCCACGCTCGTCGCGGCCGGCGTCCTCGGCCGACGCCGCTACCGGGACGCGCCGCCGCGCGACGAGTACGTCCTGACCCCCATGGGCCGCGAGCTCTGGCCGCCCGTGCTGGCCCTGACGCAGTGGGGCGAGCGCCATCTCGCCGCGGACGGCCCCCGTCGCCTGTACCACCACGTGACCTGCCGGACCCGGCTCGACCCCCAGTCCGGCTGCCCGGCCTGCCGCCGGAGCGTCCCGCTGGAGGAGGTCGAGGTCCGCCCCGGGCCGGGCCTGCGCCACGACACGCGCGAGGACCTGGTCAGTCTCGCCCTTCGGACACCACACCGGATGTTGGCCCCCATTCCTGACAAAATCATCAGGGAAACCCTCGAAGGGAGATCACATGAGCTGGGCGGAGATCGGGTCCGAGGCTGAGCTGCGCGAACTGCTGGGGGAGGTCATGCCGAGGGCGGCCACCAAGGAGCGGGTACGCCTGCACGAGCGTGACCGGCAGTGGCTGGCGGCCTCGCCGTTCTGTCTGATCGCCACCTCCGACGACCAGGGCAACTGTGACGTCTCGCCCAAGGGCGACCCCGCCGGGTTCGTCCACGTCATCGACGACGCCACGATCGCCATCCCGGACCGCCCAGGGAACCGCAGAGCGGACGGATTCCTCAATATCCTGAAAAATCCGCATGCAGGGTTGGTCTTTCTCATTCCCGGCCGCAATGAGACCCTCCGCATCAACGGCCGGGCGCGTCTCGTCCGCGAAGCCCCGTTCTTCGATGAGATGATCGTCAAGGGTCACCGCCCGCATCTCGCCCTCGTCGTGGAGATCGAGCAGATCTTCTTCCATTGCGCCAAGGCGTTCCTGCGCTCCGGGCTGTGGAAGCCGGACACCTGGGGCGGCGACGACCTGCCCTCGCACGCGCGGCTGGTCAAGGACGTGCAGGCGGTGCAGGAGAGCCTCGAAGAGCTCGAGAGCTACTACGGCGAGACGTACGCCAAGAAGCTGTACGCCTCCTGACCTGCGACGACCCAGGCCGCACGCCGGCCTGGGTCGTCCGGTGGGCTAGGCGGCAGGCGTGGGACCGCCGGGGAAACGGATCACATTCCTGCCGGTGTAGGCCCGCAAATCGATCACCTTGGGATCTGCGGGCGGCTTGCGGCGGTCTGCCGACCGAATGTCGCGGACCTTGTGCCTGGCAACGTGTGGCGGCACCGCCACAAGCCTCTTCATCGTGAGCCCCCCGTGATGTTCTTGTTATCTATGTTATCTACAGATACCCCCGTAAGTTTGCTGTAAGGAGCAAGTCAGTAGGGGAGTCTGCGACCTGCCGGTGAACGCAGGTCCAACTCCATGGCCGGCCGCGGACGCCGCCTGGCCGTCGCCTTGGTGACTTTGACGCGTTTCACGGTGTATCCCCCTTCCGAAGCGCGTCGTTCTCCTTCCACGACTGTGCGCCGCGCCGTTTGGCGACGGCTTGGCGGGCGCTTGCCACCCGCCATGCGCGCCAACCTAGCTCCAGTGCCGGTCCGGCTCAATGCATTTCTACGAGGTCAGGTACCGGGCGTGAGCCGGGCGGTGACGCCGATCCGGTTCCAGGCGTTGATCATGGCGATCGCCGCGATCAGCAGGGCGAGCTGCTTCTCGCTGTAGTGCTGGCCGGCCTGCTGCCACACGGCGTCCGGCACGGCCTCCCGGTCGGGCAGCCTGGTCGCCTCCTCCGTCAGCGCCAGCGCGGCCCGCTCGGCCGGCGTGAAAACCGTGGCCTCACGCCAGGCCGCCACCATCCACAACCGCTCGTCGCTCTCGCCCGCCTTCTTCATGTCGCGGCTGTGCATATCCACGCAGTAACCGCAGCCGTTGATCTGGCTGGCGCGCAGCTTGACGAGCTCGATGGTGCCGGCCGGCAGCTCGCTGTCGTGCAGGATCTTCTCCACCGCCAGGAAGTGGTGGTACACCTCGGGGATGTTCTTGGCGACGTTGATCCGCTGGGTCATGTGGGCCTCCTCAGTTTTCGCTCTTACATCTACAGGACGGGGTAGGCCGCCCGGTTGTGACAGCTTCGGAGGAAAACCTTGGATGCCGCGGTCAGCCCAGGCAGTTGCCCCAGGACTGACGGCCGCCCCACGCCTCGACCCGGCCGGCGGGGTCGCGGGTCCAGCCGGCGTAGCGTACGCACTTCCAGCTCCCGTCGAGGTGGCCGGTCTCGGCGTAGTAGCGGTACTTCTGCTCGTCCTGTGACTTGCCGCCGCCCTTTACCTCGAGGTAGGCGCCGGTCACCGAGCGGATGCCCTGGTAGACGGTCTTGATCGCGGCGACGCAGTTCTTGCCGGAGTGCTTGTTGTACATGAGGTACACGTGTCCGAACACGGCGCCGCGCGTCTTCATCGCCCGGTGCCCGTCCTTGACGCGGTGGAAGCCGGGGCCGCAGATGCGCTCGGGCGTGTAGCGCGCCGTGGCGGCGTAGGCGGAGGAGGGAAGGGCGGCGATCCCGGTGGCGACCAGAGCGGCCGCGATGACCGTTCGCGTGAGCACGGTTTTCCCTTCGACAGGGGATATAAGGACATCGATGATCTTTACTGTGACTTAACCGTAATTGCAAGGGGGTGGGATGCCGCTCATCGCGGTTTGTGCGGCCTGGGCCGTGTTCTGGGGCTCCTGGTCGGCCCTGCTGCCCGCCATCAAGCTGGAGCTGGGCATCTCGGCGGGCGACCTCGGGCTGGCCCTGAGCGCCGTACCGGTGGGGGCCCTGCCCGCGATGGCGTTCACCGGGCGGCTGGCACGGGGGCGGGAGCGGTCTGCCCTGATGGTGACCACGACATTGTTCGCGCTCAGCGTCGCCTGCGTCGGCCTGGTCGGCTCGCTCTGGCAGCTGGGGGCGGCGTTGCTGCTCGTGGGCGCCACCAGCGGCGCGCTGGACATCGCGCTGAACCTGGCCACCGGGCGGGTCGAACGCGAGAGCGGCCGCCAGCTCTTTCAGTTGGTGCACGCGGCGTTCCCCGTCGGGGTCATCGCCGCCGCCCCGGCCACGGGGCTGGCCCGCTCGCTCGGGTACGGCGCCGGCGCGGTGCTCGCGGTCATCGCGGTGATCGTGGTCGTCACGTCGTTGTCGCTGCTGGCACTGCCCATGAGGCGTACGGCAGCCGAAGCCCCTTCGCACACCGGCAGACGCGGGCTCTGGGGGATAGCAGCCGTGCTCGGGGCGCTGGCAGCCTGCGTGCTCATCATCGAGAACTCGGTCGAACAGTGGTCGGTGCTGCTGCTGGAGGACCATCGCGGCGCCACGCCGCTCGTGTCGAGCGCCGCGCCCGCGGTCTACATGGGGGCGCTCACCGCCGGGCGGCTCATCGTGCAGGCACTGCCGCGGGTGCCGCTCAGGGCGATGTACCTGGTGGCGGGGGTGGGTGGCGGGGCGGGCATCGCGCTGGCCGCGCTGGGCGGCACCGTGGTGATCTCCATGGTGGGGTTCGCGGTGACCGGGCTGGCGCTCGGGCCGCTGGTGCCCGCCCTGCTCAGCCGCTCGGCCGCCGACGATCCGAGCGGGACGCTGGTGTGGGGGGTGTCCACGATCTCGTACACCGGCTTCGTGGTCAGCCCGCTGCTCGTGGCCGGTCTGAGCGGGTGGTTCGGCCTGCCCGCGGCGCTGGCCGCGCTCGGGCTGCTGGGACTGCCGCTGGTGGCCCGCTTCGCGGTGGAACGTTCGTGACGGGCGGAGACGGCCTGATTATGGTGATGCTTTGGGGAAAGGAGAGCACGGAACGGGGTATCCCCCCGGGCGGACACGACTGCAAAGGGG includes:
- a CDS encoding alpha/beta fold hydrolase codes for the protein MTEPAIESRMADLDGLRLHYLIAGEGPLLVLLHGWPQTSHCWRRLIPALAGHFTVVAPDLRGYGRTDKPVTGYDKRTMAADIRALARSLGHSTLVLAGHDRGARVAHRYALDHPGEVERLVVMDIIPTREMWRRFDMTSGLASGTWHWTFHLQPDLPERLAGQDVRGYLGYFFEKWAVQRSRLDVEEYVRAFEQPGALRAGFEDYRASFPHDAQHDDADWDADRRLEMPVLALWGAAGLPSSVPVLDIWRDYALDVRGAEIPECGHFLAEEQPDAVLAHLSNFLLPR
- a CDS encoding winged helix-turn-helix transcriptional regulator, which produces MALGKNYDGQDCSLAKALEVIGERWTLLVVRDAMYGVRRFGDFQVHLDIPRAVLSQRLATLVAAGVLGRRRYRDAPPRDEYVLTPMGRELWPPVLALTQWGERHLAADGPRRLYHHVTCRTRLDPQSGCPACRRSVPLEEVEVRPGPGLRHDTREDLVSLALRTPHRMLAPIPDKIIRETLEGRSHELGGDRVRG
- a CDS encoding pyridoxamine 5'-phosphate oxidase family protein, whose product is MSWAEIGSEAELRELLGEVMPRAATKERVRLHERDRQWLAASPFCLIATSDDQGNCDVSPKGDPAGFVHVIDDATIAIPDRPGNRRADGFLNILKNPHAGLVFLIPGRNETLRINGRARLVREAPFFDEMIVKGHRPHLALVVEIEQIFFHCAKAFLRSGLWKPDTWGGDDLPSHARLVKDVQAVQESLEELESYYGETYAKKLYAS
- a CDS encoding carboxymuconolactone decarboxylase family protein; amino-acid sequence: MTQRINVAKNIPEVYHHFLAVEKILHDSELPAGTIELVKLRASQINGCGYCVDMHSRDMKKAGESDERLWMVAAWREATVFTPAERAALALTEEATRLPDREAVPDAVWQQAGQHYSEKQLALLIAAIAMINAWNRIGVTARLTPGT
- a CDS encoding MFS transporter, with translation MPLIAVCAAWAVFWGSWSALLPAIKLELGISAGDLGLALSAVPVGALPAMAFTGRLARGRERSALMVTTTLFALSVACVGLVGSLWQLGAALLLVGATSGALDIALNLATGRVERESGRQLFQLVHAAFPVGVIAAAPATGLARSLGYGAGAVLAVIAVIVVVTSLSLLALPMRRTAAEAPSHTGRRGLWGIAAVLGALAACVLIIENSVEQWSVLLLEDHRGATPLVSSAAPAVYMGALTAGRLIVQALPRVPLRAMYLVAGVGGGAGIALAALGGTVVISMVGFAVTGLALGPLVPALLSRSAADDPSGTLVWGVSTISYTGFVVSPLLVAGLSGWFGLPAALAALGLLGLPLVARFAVERS